One genomic window of Haemophilus haemolyticus includes the following:
- a CDS encoding heavy metal translocating P-type ATPase, whose product MPDLTSQSKKISIQIGGMTCQSCANRIEKVLNKKTFVQQAGVNFAAEEAQVVFDSTQASETQIIEIIHKTGFTAHIKQANELPIEEKNISIPWRLIILWIINIPFLIGMLGMMSGSYNLMLPPIWQFALASIVQLWLAIPFYRGAIGSIRGGLANMDVLVSTGTLTIYLYSAFMLFYHANHAMGHVYFEVSVMVIGFVSLGKFLEDRTKKHSLNSLSMLLQLTPKKVTALRNDKWTEIALDQVNIGEIIRANQGERIAADGIIESGNGWCDESHLTGESRPEEKQKGGKVLAGAMVTEGSIIYRANQLGSQTLLGDMMNALSDAQGSKAPIARFADKVASVFVPAVLLISLVTFALTYVLTNDSVSSLIHAVAVLVIACPCALGLATPAAIMVGLGKAVNAGVWFKDAAAMEETAHVDTVVLDKTGTLTKGELEISALWQPQSAVYSEEDLYRFAAAVEQQANHPIAKAIVQAAEQKMLEIPTALFSKMEVGQGIQAELEQVGTIKVGKPDYCGLILPKNLEDIWQIASIVAVSINDEPIGAFALTDTLKNDSLHAIQRLQQKNIDVVIMSGDQQSVVDYIAKQLGIKKAFGGLSPRDKAEQIQKLKALGHVVAMVGDGINDAPALAAANVSFAMKSGSDIAEQTASATLMQHSVNQLVDALFIARATLKNIKQNLFFALIYNILGIPLAAFGFLNPVIAGAAMAMSSISVLMNALRLKKVRI is encoded by the coding sequence ATGCCGGATTTGACGTCACAGAGTAAAAAAATTTCGATTCAGATTGGTGGGATGACCTGCCAATCTTGTGCCAATCGTATTGAAAAAGTTTTAAATAAGAAAACATTTGTACAACAAGCTGGAGTGAATTTTGCTGCCGAAGAAGCACAAGTTGTATTTGACTCGACGCAAGCAAGCGAAACTCAAATTATAGAGATTATTCATAAAACAGGTTTCACTGCTCATATCAAACAAGCCAACGAATTACCAATAGAAGAAAAAAATATATCAATCCCTTGGCGATTAATCATACTTTGGATAATCAATATTCCATTTCTGATTGGTATGCTTGGCATGATGAGTGGCTCATATAACTTAATGTTGCCACCTATTTGGCAATTTGCATTAGCGAGCATTGTGCAACTTTGGTTAGCTATTCCATTTTATCGCGGAGCAATCGGTAGTATTCGTGGTGGACTTGCCAATATGGATGTCCTTGTCAGTACAGGAACGCTCACCATTTATCTTTATTCTGCTTTCATGTTGTTTTACCACGCCAATCATGCAATGGGACATGTGTACTTTGAAGTTTCTGTTATGGTGATTGGTTTTGTCAGTCTTGGAAAATTTCTTGAAGATCGCACTAAAAAGCACAGCCTAAATAGCTTAAGCATGCTCTTGCAACTGACACCGAAAAAAGTCACTGCACTACGTAATGACAAATGGACTGAAATTGCCCTTGACCAAGTCAATATTGGCGAGATCATTCGTGCCAATCAAGGCGAGCGTATTGCAGCAGACGGTATAATTGAAAGTGGAAATGGGTGGTGTGATGAAAGTCATTTAACGGGTGAATCTCGTCCAGAAGAAAAACAGAAAGGTGGAAAAGTATTAGCGGGGGCGATGGTAACAGAAGGTTCTATTATCTATCGAGCAAATCAGCTTGGTAGCCAAACCTTACTTGGCGATATGATGAATGCATTATCAGATGCGCAAGGTTCAAAAGCGCCAATTGCACGATTTGCTGACAAAGTTGCGTCAGTGTTTGTACCTGCTGTATTACTGATTTCACTTGTTACTTTCGCGCTCACTTACGTTCTGACGAATGATAGTGTGTCTTCACTCATTCACGCAGTAGCCGTTCTCGTGATTGCCTGCCCTTGCGCCCTAGGATTAGCCACACCAGCAGCCATAATGGTTGGTTTAGGTAAAGCGGTTAATGCTGGCGTATGGTTTAAAGATGCGGCAGCAATGGAGGAAACCGCCCACGTGGATACTGTTGTACTTGATAAAACTGGCACCCTAACAAAGGGAGAGCTTGAAATCTCTGCTTTGTGGCAGCCACAAAGTGCGGTGTATTCTGAAGAAGATTTGTATCGTTTTGCAGCAGCAGTTGAACAACAAGCTAACCACCCAATTGCAAAAGCTATTGTGCAAGCAGCAGAACAAAAAATGTTAGAAATTCCTACCGCACTTTTTTCAAAGATGGAAGTTGGTCAAGGCATTCAAGCTGAATTAGAACAAGTGGGAACAATAAAAGTCGGTAAACCAGATTATTGCGGTTTAATCTTGCCTAAAAATTTAGAGGACATCTGGCAAATTGCGAGCATTGTGGCAGTATCTATAAATGATGAACCCATTGGCGCATTTGCACTAACGGACACCTTAAAAAACGATAGTTTGCACGCCATTCAACGCTTACAACAGAAAAATATCGATGTAGTGATTATGAGTGGCGATCAACAATCTGTCGTGGATTACATAGCTAAACAACTCGGCATTAAGAAAGCCTTTGGAGGCCTCAGCCCTAGAGATAAGGCGGAACAAATTCAAAAGCTGAAAGCTCTAGGTCATGTTGTAGCAATGGTAGGTGATGGAATAAATGATGCGCCTGCTTTGGCCGCTGCAAACGTCAGTTTTGCGATGAAATCAGGTTCAGATATTGCAGAACAAACGGCCTCAGCAACGCTTATGCAACATTCAGTGAATCAACTTGTGGATGCGCTTTTTATTGCAAGGGCGACCTTGAAAAATATCAAACAAAATCTATTTTTTGCTTTGATTTACAATATTCTCGGTATCCCCCTTGCCGCTTTCGGTTTTCTAAATCCTGTAATTGCAGGCGCAGCGATGGCGATGAGTTCAATTTCTGTATTGATGAATGCCTTAAGATTGAAAAAAGTGCGGATCTAA
- a CDS encoding heavy-metal-associated domain-containing protein, which translates to MKTITLNIEGMHCGGCVKSVTQVLTELDGVQSANVQLEGKANITFDENRVNVAQLIEVIEDAGFDATE; encoded by the coding sequence ATGAAAACTATCACATTAAACATAGAAGGCATGCATTGCGGCGGTTGCGTAAAAAGCGTTACTCAAGTTTTAACTGAATTAGATGGCGTACAGTCTGCTAATGTTCAACTAGAAGGTAAAGCAAATATTACTTTTGATGAAAATCGAGTCAATGTTGCACAGTTGATTGAGGTAATTGAAGATGCCGGATTTGACGCTACAGAGTAA
- the metJ gene encoding met regulon transcriptional regulator MetJ — MADWDGKYISPYAEHGKKSEQVKKITVSIPIKVLEILTNERTRRQLKSLRHATNSELLCEAFLHAFTGQPLPTDADLMKERNDEIPEDAKVLMRELGVDPESWEY; from the coding sequence ATGGCGGATTGGGACGGAAAATATATCAGCCCTTATGCAGAACATGGCAAAAAAAGCGAGCAAGTAAAAAAAATCACTGTGTCTATTCCAATCAAAGTATTGGAAATTTTGACGAATGAACGCACTCGCCGCCAATTAAAAAGTTTACGTCATGCAACCAACAGTGAATTACTTTGCGAAGCATTTTTGCATGCATTCACCGGTCAACCTTTGCCCACCGATGCAGATTTAATGAAAGAGCGTAATGATGAAATTCCCGAAGATGCCAAAGTGCTTATGCGTGAATTAGGTGTCGATCCAGAAAGCTGGGAATATTAA
- a CDS encoding Cu(I)-responsive transcriptional regulator: protein MNISEAAKLVGLSTKQIRDYEKMGLIKPAVRSLSGYRNYGESDLERLHFIRHSRDVGFSLHQIAQLLALQDNPKRSSREVKVLTAQHIAMLNQQIEQLQKMVQELQRWHDNCQGNDCPECSILNGLKG, encoded by the coding sequence ATGAATATTAGTGAAGCCGCAAAATTAGTAGGTTTATCTACGAAACAAATCCGTGATTATGAAAAAATGGGTTTAATTAAACCCGCTGTGCGCAGTTTGTCAGGCTATCGAAATTATGGAGAAAGTGATTTAGAAAGGTTGCATTTTATTCGCCACTCACGCGATGTGGGGTTTTCATTACATCAAATCGCACAATTATTAGCACTACAAGATAATCCTAAGCGTAGTAGCCGAGAAGTGAAAGTGCTAACTGCTCAACATATTGCGATGTTGAATCAACAAATAGAACAGTTACAAAAAATGGTACAAGAATTGCAGCGTTGGCATGATAATTGTCAGGGCAATGATTGCCCTGAATGTTCAATTTTGAATGGGTTAAAAGGATAA
- a CDS encoding heme lyase CcmF/NrfE family subunit, protein MIAELGNYALALSLAVSLMLAIFPLWGAEKGNAQLMALARPMTYGLFASLSIAFAALFYLFAVNDFSVQYVVNNSNTALPIYYRLSAVWGAHEGSLLLWIWLLAVWSSAVALLSKHLPQEAVARVLGIMGIISVGFVLFVLFTSNPFTRTFPDFPVDGKELNPMLQDVGLIFHPPLLYMGYVGFSVAFAFAIASLMTGKLDSAWARWSRPWTLAAWVFLTLGIVLGSWWAYYELGWGGWWFWDPVENSSFMPWLAGTALIHSLSVTEKRGSFKAWTVLLAILAFSLCLLGTFLVRSGILVSVHAFASDPTRGLYILAYLVVVIGGSLALYAYKGSQIRSRDNAERYSRESMLLLNNILLMTALCVVFLGTLLPLVHKQLGLGSISIGAPFFDQMFLIIMTPFALLLGIGPLVKWRRDQFSAIRTPVVISVFVMVIAGFALPYFLQDKITVSSVLGSMMTVIIALLALYELQQRATHREPFFVGVRKLSRSHWGMMLAHLGVAMTVWGIAFSQNFSVERDVRMKVGESAQIGRYDFKFAGVTDANGPNYVGGKAQIDISKDGQPEASLFAEKRFYTVSRMSMTEAAIAGGLTRDLYVALGEKLEDNSWALRLYYKPFIRWIWIGGLFMALGGLLCMLDRRYRFNALLKK, encoded by the coding sequence ATGATTGCTGAATTAGGAAATTATGCGCTGGCTTTAAGTTTAGCCGTATCGCTTATGTTGGCGATTTTCCCTTTGTGGGGGGCAGAAAAAGGCAATGCTCAATTAATGGCATTAGCTCGCCCAATGACTTATGGTTTATTTGCAAGTTTAAGTATCGCTTTTGCTGCATTATTTTATTTATTCGCAGTAAATGATTTTAGTGTGCAGTATGTGGTGAATAACTCTAATACGGCTTTACCGATTTATTATCGTTTGTCTGCCGTATGGGGGGCTCATGAAGGTTCTTTATTACTGTGGATTTGGCTACTGGCTGTTTGGTCATCTGCCGTTGCTTTATTGAGTAAACATTTACCCCAAGAAGCGGTTGCTCGCGTGCTTGGTATAATGGGGATTATTAGCGTCGGTTTTGTGTTGTTCGTCTTGTTTACCTCAAATCCTTTTACGCGTACTTTCCCTGATTTCCCAGTGGACGGAAAAGAACTTAATCCAATGTTGCAAGATGTGGGCTTAATTTTCCACCCTCCATTGCTTTATATGGGCTATGTTGGTTTTTCTGTGGCATTTGCGTTTGCGATTGCATCCTTAATGACCGGAAAATTAGATTCAGCTTGGGCGCGTTGGTCACGTCCTTGGACGCTTGCTGCTTGGGTATTTTTAACTTTAGGTATCGTGCTCGGTTCTTGGTGGGCTTATTATGAGCTTGGCTGGGGCGGCTGGTGGTTCTGGGATCCAGTAGAAAACTCATCGTTTATGCCTTGGCTTGCTGGTACAGCATTGATTCACTCTCTTTCTGTCACAGAAAAACGCGGTTCTTTCAAAGCTTGGACGGTATTACTTGCGATTTTAGCCTTTTCACTTTGTTTACTCGGTACGTTCTTAGTTCGTTCTGGTATCTTAGTTTCAGTTCACGCATTTGCATCGGATCCAACTCGTGGTTTGTATATTTTGGCTTACCTCGTTGTGGTGATTGGTGGTTCGCTTGCGCTCTATGCGTATAAAGGAAGCCAAATTCGCTCTCGTGATAATGCAGAACGCTATTCACGTGAAAGTATGTTGTTATTAAATAATATCTTATTAATGACCGCACTTTGCGTTGTATTCTTAGGAACGTTGTTACCACTCGTTCACAAACAACTTGGGTTAGGTTCTATTTCTATTGGTGCGCCATTCTTTGATCAAATGTTCTTAATTATTATGACACCATTTGCATTATTGCTTGGTATTGGACCTTTGGTGAAATGGCGTAGAGACCAATTTTCTGCAATTCGTACGCCTGTTGTTATCAGCGTATTTGTTATGGTGATCGCAGGTTTTGCGTTACCTTACTTCTTGCAAGATAAAATTACCGTGAGTTCGGTGCTTGGTTCAATGATGACGGTGATTATCGCTTTACTTGCGCTTTATGAATTACAACAACGTGCGACGCATCGTGAACCATTCTTTGTGGGCGTACGCAAACTATCTCGTTCTCATTGGGGAATGATGTTAGCTCACTTAGGTGTAGCAATGACCGTATGGGGTATCGCATTTAGCCAAAACTTTAGCGTAGAACGTGATGTTCGAATGAAAGTCGGCGAGAGTGCACAAATTGGTCGTTACGATTTTAAATTCGCAGGTGTGACGGACGCGAATGGTCCAAATTATGTTGGTGGAAAAGCGCAAATTGATATTTCGAAAGATGGGCAACCAGAGGCAAGTTTATTTGCAGAAAAACGTTTTTACACAGTAAGTCGGATGTCTATGACGGAAGCCGCGATTGCTGGTGGTTTAACTCGTGACCTTTATGTGGCACTTGGTGAAAAACTTGAGGACAATTCTTGGGCGTTACGCTTATATTACAAGCCATTTATTCGCTGGATTTGGATTGGTGGCTTGTTTATGGCGTTAGGTGGATTATTGTGTATGCTCGATCGACGCTATCGGTTTAATGCGTTGTTGAAGAAATAA
- a CDS encoding cytochrome c-type biogenesis protein, with protein sequence MKKTWLFLTALLFSSVAFSSIDALNFSSPQQESDYHQLTQSLRCPQCQNNNIADSNATIAVDMRGKVFELLQEGKSKNDVVDYMVARYGNFVTYDPPMTASTLVLWIAPLLLVLLGVVFLLRRKPKAQSAVKSQDVLTDEDNARLAELLNKDK encoded by the coding sequence ATGAAGAAAACATGGTTATTTTTGACCGCACTTTTGTTTAGCTCAGTGGCCTTTTCATCCATTGATGCGCTTAATTTTAGTTCTCCACAGCAAGAGAGTGATTACCACCAATTAACACAATCTTTGCGTTGCCCTCAGTGTCAAAATAATAATATTGCGGATTCCAATGCGACTATCGCTGTGGATATGCGTGGCAAAGTATTTGAGCTTTTACAAGAAGGCAAATCGAAAAATGATGTCGTAGATTATATGGTGGCACGCTACGGCAATTTTGTAACTTACGATCCACCTATGACAGCGAGTACATTAGTGCTATGGATTGCCCCATTATTGCTTGTGTTGTTAGGCGTGGTATTTTTATTAAGACGTAAACCAAAAGCTCAAAGTGCGGTGAAATCCCAAGATGTTTTAACTGATGAAGATAATGCGCGTTTGGCAGAATTATTAAACAAGGATAAATAG
- a CDS encoding DsbE family thiol:disulfide interchange protein has product MKKKLLVPLILFLSITIAFLVQLKRNAQGEDIKALESALVGKPVPAKNLTELFENKAYTNELFQQGKPVLLNVWATWCPTCYAEHQYLNKLAKDGVRIIGLDYKDESPKAMKWLKDLGNPYKVVLKDEKGSFGLDLGVYGAPETFIIDGKGVIHYRYAGDVNEKVWTQTLKPIYDKLSEQQ; this is encoded by the coding sequence ATGAAAAAAAAATTACTCGTTCCTCTTATTCTCTTTTTATCGATAACAATTGCATTTTTAGTGCAATTAAAACGTAATGCGCAAGGTGAAGATATTAAAGCATTAGAGTCTGCTTTGGTTGGAAAGCCTGTGCCAGCAAAAAATTTAACGGAGCTTTTTGAAAATAAAGCTTACACGAATGAGTTGTTTCAACAAGGTAAGCCAGTTTTGCTTAATGTGTGGGCGACTTGGTGTCCGACTTGTTATGCAGAACATCAATATTTAAACAAACTTGCTAAAGATGGTGTGCGAATTATTGGTTTAGATTATAAAGATGAATCACCTAAAGCAATGAAGTGGTTAAAAGATCTTGGAAATCCTTATAAAGTTGTTTTAAAAGATGAAAAAGGTTCTTTCGGTTTGGATTTAGGAGTATATGGTGCGCCAGAAACTTTTATTATAGATGGTAAAGGCGTGATTCATTATCGTTATGCCGGTGATGTAAACGAGAAAGTTTGGACTCAGACTTTAAAACCAATTTATGACAAACTTTCGGAGCAACAATAA
- a CDS encoding L-serine ammonia-lyase: MISVFDMFKVGIGPSSSHTVGPMKAGKQFIDDLIERNQFEQTAEVHVDVYGSLSMTGRGHSTDIAIIMGLAGYLPHNVDIDMISGFIEKVKQTALLPINVDQKTVKFDFENNLIFHHTFLKLHENGMTITALDENRTELYRQTYYSIGGGFIVDEAHFGQEEKNTAQVPYPYKNAEDILKHCSDNGLMLSTVMLENEIALHGKEAVSAHLKNVWKTMQACIEHGIHTEGILPGPLRVPRRAASLYRMLQANTNLSNDPMRVIDWVNMFALAVNEENAAGGRVVTAPTNGACGIIPAVLAYYEKFISPLTPEIIEHYLLAAGMIGSLYKMNASISGAEVGCQGEVGVACSMAAAGLAEILGGNPLQVCIAAEIAMEHNLGLTCDPVGGQVQVPCIERNAIASVKAINASRMALRRTTNPRVTLDKVIETMYETGKDMNAKYRETSQGGLAVKIVCN, from the coding sequence ATGATTAGCGTATTTGATATGTTTAAAGTGGGAATTGGGCCATCCAGTTCCCATACTGTTGGCCCGATGAAAGCCGGCAAACAATTTATAGATGACTTAATTGAACGAAATCAGTTTGAACAAACAGCTGAAGTTCATGTGGATGTGTATGGTTCTCTTTCGATGACTGGGAGAGGCCACAGTACAGATATCGCCATCATCATGGGGTTAGCGGGTTATTTACCACATAATGTGGATATCGATATGATTTCAGGTTTCATCGAGAAAGTGAAACAAACTGCGCTTTTACCAATTAATGTTGATCAAAAAACGGTAAAATTTGATTTTGAAAATAATCTCATTTTTCACCACACTTTTTTAAAATTGCATGAAAATGGCATGACAATTACCGCTCTTGATGAAAATCGCACAGAGCTTTATCGCCAAACCTATTATTCGATCGGTGGTGGTTTTATTGTCGATGAAGCCCATTTTGGTCAAGAAGAAAAAAACACAGCCCAAGTGCCTTATCCTTACAAAAATGCAGAAGATATTTTGAAACATTGCAGTGATAACGGCTTAATGCTTTCTACTGTGATGTTGGAAAATGAAATCGCCTTGCATGGCAAAGAAGCTGTTAGTGCTCATTTAAAGAATGTCTGGAAGACGATGCAAGCTTGTATCGAACACGGTATTCACACTGAAGGAATTTTACCTGGACCATTACGAGTGCCACGTCGTGCAGCCTCTCTTTATCGTATGTTGCAAGCAAATACTAATTTGTCCAACGATCCAATGCGTGTGATCGACTGGGTTAATATGTTTGCGCTTGCTGTCAATGAAGAAAATGCAGCGGGTGGACGCGTAGTCACAGCGCCAACCAACGGTGCATGCGGGATTATTCCAGCTGTATTAGCTTACTACGAGAAGTTTATCTCACCATTAACACCTGAAATCATTGAACACTATTTATTAGCAGCAGGTATGATTGGTTCACTTTATAAAATGAATGCTTCGATTTCTGGCGCAGAAGTGGGTTGTCAAGGTGAAGTGGGTGTAGCCTGTTCAATGGCAGCTGCGGGACTAGCTGAAATTTTGGGTGGTAATCCACTACAAGTATGCATAGCAGCTGAAATTGCAATGGAGCATAACTTAGGATTAACTTGCGACCCTGTCGGCGGTCAAGTTCAAGTACCTTGTATCGAACGCAATGCGATTGCTTCAGTTAAAGCAATCAATGCATCACGTATGGCTTTACGCCGAACTACTAATCCAAGAGTAACCTTAGATAAAGTGATTGAAACAATGTACGAAACAGGCAAAGACATGAACGCCAAGTATCGCGAAACATCTCAAGGCGGACTAGCAGTTAAGATTGTTTGTAACTAA
- the ccmI gene encoding c-type cytochrome biogenesis protein CcmI, producing the protein MNFALIFILTTLVVALICFYPLLRQFKAKHGQKRDDLNKALYFSRLEEIEQDNSQGLVENVEQLKQELQKTLLDDVPSKVQENVDYSGKSYGKVWFVSGVLALGIIAGSSYFMVGSWQAESMLEQTYAKLPYFFDRMKDEDKNPFSDAEMQQFSTALRIDLQKNPTDAKKWWMLGQIGMNLGDARLAFDSYQKANKLEPDNVQYKLGYARILMFSEDATDKLKGGDLLRQVIRQDHTNVEALSLLAFRYFETEDYKMAAVTWAMMLRLMPKDDERVPLIEKSIRAARDALEAQNEEKSKSITPEK; encoded by the coding sequence ATGAATTTTGCATTAATTTTTATATTAACCACTTTAGTTGTAGCGTTAATTTGTTTTTATCCTTTATTACGTCAATTCAAAGCGAAACATGGGCAAAAACGTGATGATTTAAATAAGGCGTTGTATTTCTCACGCTTGGAAGAAATTGAGCAAGATAATTCCCAAGGTTTAGTTGAAAATGTTGAGCAACTCAAACAAGAATTACAGAAAACCTTACTTGATGATGTGCCGAGCAAGGTTCAAGAGAATGTGGATTATTCTGGCAAATCTTATGGAAAAGTGTGGTTTGTGTCTGGCGTGTTGGCGCTAGGAATTATCGCTGGCTCTTCTTATTTTATGGTGGGCTCTTGGCAAGCCGAATCGATGTTAGAGCAAACTTATGCGAAATTGCCCTATTTCTTTGATCGAATGAAAGATGAAGATAAAAATCCATTTTCTGATGCAGAAATGCAGCAATTTTCTACCGCACTTCGAATCGATTTGCAGAAAAATCCAACTGATGCAAAAAAATGGTGGATGCTTGGTCAAATTGGGATGAATTTAGGTGATGCGCGTTTGGCATTTGATAGCTATCAAAAGGCTAATAAACTCGAACCAGATAATGTGCAATATAAATTAGGTTATGCTCGTATATTGATGTTCTCTGAAGACGCGACTGATAAACTTAAAGGTGGCGATTTATTGCGTCAAGTGATTCGTCAAGATCACACTAATGTTGAGGCGTTAAGTCTGCTCGCATTCCGTTACTTTGAAACGGAAGATTATAAAATGGCTGCAGTGACTTGGGCGATGATGCTGCGCTTAATGCCTAAAGATGATGAGCGTGTTCCACTAATTGAAAAAAGTATTCGTGCTGCGCGTGATGCTTTAGAAGCTCAAAACGAAGAAAAATCAAAAAGTATTACCCCTGAAAAATAA
- a CDS encoding HAAAP family serine/threonine permease, whose amino-acid sequence MKPTEKLKWNKFDATWMLNLFGTAVGAGVLFLPINAGMGGFWPLVLMAIIVGPMTYFAHRGLAYFVLSSKNPGSDITEVVEEHFGKTAGKLITLLYFFAIFPILLIYGNGITNTVDSFIVNQLGMVSPNRAILSFVLIAVLISVMLFNEKVMLKITEWLVYPLVLILFALSIYLIPEWNGAMLHEFPTAGGFVTTLWLTIPVLVFSFNHSPAISSFTCSQFREYKTFDGAERHIGHTEKGTSTILLFFVMFFVFSCVLTLTPEELVAAKAQNISILSFLANKFDNPYISYFGPLVAFLAITSSFFGHYMGAREGLEGLYLKMKGESVNRKKLNYATALFFLLTLWGVAIINPSILGLIESLGGPIIAMILFIMPMYAIRKIPAMKRYSGRFSNVFVTIMGLIAISAVVYGLL is encoded by the coding sequence ATGAAACCAACAGAAAAACTCAAATGGAACAAATTTGATGCAACATGGATGTTAAACCTTTTCGGTACGGCGGTTGGCGCTGGCGTCTTATTCCTACCGATTAACGCAGGGATGGGTGGATTTTGGCCGTTAGTTTTAATGGCAATTATCGTCGGACCAATGACCTATTTTGCTCACCGTGGTCTAGCCTATTTTGTACTTTCATCAAAAAATCCTGGCAGTGATATTACTGAAGTAGTTGAAGAACACTTTGGTAAAACAGCGGGTAAACTTATCACCCTACTTTATTTCTTCGCGATTTTCCCTATTCTTTTAATTTACGGAAACGGTATTACTAACACAGTAGATTCTTTCATTGTGAATCAACTTGGCATGGTGTCACCAAACCGAGCTATTCTCTCTTTTGTATTAATTGCAGTATTGATTTCCGTCATGCTATTTAATGAAAAAGTGATGTTAAAAATCACAGAATGGCTTGTTTACCCATTAGTATTAATTTTATTCGCACTTTCTATTTACTTAATTCCAGAATGGAATGGTGCGATGTTACATGAATTCCCAACAGCAGGCGGTTTCGTCACAACATTGTGGCTTACTATTCCTGTATTGGTATTCTCATTTAACCATTCACCAGCAATTTCATCTTTCACTTGCTCACAATTCCGTGAATACAAAACTTTCGATGGTGCAGAACGCCATATCGGCCATACAGAGAAAGGCACCTCAACGATTTTGTTATTCTTTGTAATGTTTTTCGTATTTAGCTGCGTATTAACATTAACACCTGAAGAATTAGTGGCGGCAAAAGCACAAAATATCAGTATCTTATCTTTCTTAGCGAATAAATTTGATAATCCATATATCTCTTATTTTGGCCCGCTTGTTGCATTCTTAGCGATTACTAGCTCATTCTTCGGTCACTATATGGGCGCACGTGAAGGCTTAGAAGGCTTATATTTGAAAATGAAAGGCGAATCTGTAAATCGTAAAAAACTCAATTATGCGACCGCACTTTTCTTCTTATTAACGTTATGGGGCGTTGCGATTATTAATCCAAGTATCTTAGGCTTAATTGAATCTCTTGGCGGCCCAATCATTGCGATGATTTTGTTTATCATGCCAATGTACGCGATTCGCAAAATCCCAGCAATGAAACGCTACAGCGGACGTTTCAGTAATGTTTTTGTAACGATTATGGGATTAATCGCTATCTCTGCGGTTGTTTATGGATTATTATAA
- the ccmE gene encoding cytochrome c maturation protein CcmE: MNPRRKSRFKLVIFVVLGIAIASGLMLYALRQNIDLFYTPSEVIQGKDNNPNQKPEVGQRIRVGGMVVEGTVVRDPKSLKVRFDLNDIGPAITVEYEGILPDLFREGQGIVAQGVLTQPTVLTATEVLAKHDENYVPPELGEKMQKVHKPMGIGDADLKGESARDRQEKEGAK, translated from the coding sequence ATGAATCCAAGACGTAAATCCAGATTTAAATTAGTCATTTTTGTTGTGCTCGGCATTGCTATTGCAAGTGGATTGATGCTGTATGCATTACGTCAAAATATCGACTTGTTTTATACGCCATCTGAAGTGATTCAAGGCAAGGATAATAACCCGAATCAAAAACCTGAGGTGGGGCAGCGTATTCGTGTTGGCGGTATGGTGGTTGAAGGCACGGTAGTGCGTGATCCAAAAAGCTTAAAAGTGCGGTTCGATTTAAATGATATTGGCCCTGCGATCACTGTTGAATATGAAGGCATTTTGCCGGATCTTTTCCGCGAAGGACAAGGCATTGTGGCTCAAGGTGTATTAACTCAGCCAACTGTTTTAACCGCGACAGAAGTATTGGCTAAACACGATGAAAATTATGTGCCACCAGAATTAGGTGAAAAAATGCAAAAAGTGCATAAACCAATGGGTATTGGTGATGCAGATTTAAAAGGCGAAAGCGCACGTGATCGTCAAGAAAAAGAAGGCGCAAAATGA